ACGCGGCCCTGGGCGGGCAGTCGATCACGCCGGAGGACCACGTCGAATTCTCGCGCCGGCTGGGCATGGATGCCGTCGTCTGTAACTTCAACTGGCGGCCCAACAACGTCATGACCCTGGCCTCGGACAGCACCGAGCACTACACCGGCGGCTCGTTCAAGCCCGGCATGGACTTCGCCGATCTGGAGCCGCCCACGCCCATCGACGCCCAACTCCGCTATCTCGAACGCTATCTCAAAGCCAGCCAGGGCACAGGGGTCGGCGTCTTCGCCAACTTCACATCGTTCTTTGACAGCGCCATGCTGGCCGTGGGCGTGGCCGACTCCTTCCTCATGTTCTACGAGGAGCGGCCCTTCTTGGAGAAACTGATGGATGTGCTGCTCGACCACCAGGAGCAGGTGATGCAGGCCGCCTGCCAGGAATTTGGCGGGGATTTGGCCTTCATCCTGGTCAACGACGACATCGGCCACAACGCCGGGCTGATGATCCACCCCGACATGTTCCTGGACATTTTCCCGCAACGCATGAAACGGCTGATCGCCCCGGCCAAAGCCATCGGCCAGTTGGTGGCCTATCACACCGACGGCAAAATGGACAAAATCTTCCCCATCCTCGACGACATCGGCTTCGACATCTGCCACCCCATCGAGCCGGAATCGAACGACCTTTTCGCCGTCAAAGAGAAGTGGGGCCATCGCTTCGCCTTCGTCGGCAATATCCCCACCGTTTTGCTGGCCTACGGCCCGGTCGAGGAGATCGAGGAGCGCGTGCGCGTCTACTGCGAGAAGCTGGGGCCGGGCGGCGGCTACGTCCTCGGCTCGTCCACCAGCATCATGGAAGGCATCCCGCCCGCCAACTTCGTCGCCATGACTCAGGCCGTCCACAAGTACGGGCGTTATGGGGCGTTGGGGAGGGAGGCGTAGGAGGGTGTTCCGGGTTCCGGGTTCCGGGTTCCGGGTTGCGTGTTCCGTGTTGCGTGTTGCGTGTTCCGTGTTGCGTGTTGCGTGTTCCGTGTTGCGTGTTGCGTGTTCCGTGTTCCGAGCTCGAGGCGGCCTCTCGCCCAAGCGATGTCCTCCCACCCTGTCTTTCCGAACGGGTCGATCTGGCCCTCTGTCGCTGCGACCAGCCAGTGAGGAATCCCCAAGCCGGATGTCATAGGCAGTGACACAATCAGAGCTTTCTCATGACAAGTGCGGTTGTAGTACTACGTGCAAAAGACCCTATTTTTTTTCTATCCATATCCACAAAACATTTCGTGCCATTCGTCCATTCGTGTCATTCGTGATAAAAAAGGAATAAAATATGACAAATAGCGATCTTTTCGTCAATCCACCCCGCAACCGGCTTGTCGGCGATTTACCCAAGATCGGCATCCGCCCAACCATCGATGGCCGGCTGGGCGGGGTGCGCGAATCGCTGGAAGCGCAGACGATGAACCAGGCGCGAGCCGTGGCCGAGCTGCTGACCGCCAACCTGCGCCATGCCAGCGGCCAGCCGGTCGAATGCGTCATCGCCGACAGCACCATCGGCCGCGTGGCCGAGTCGGCCGCCTGCGCCGAGAAGTTCCGCCGCGAGGGTGTGGGCCTGACCCTCACGGTCACGCCGTGCTGGTGCTACGGCGCCGAAACCATGGACATGGACCCCTTCATGCCCAAAGCGGTGTGGGGCTTCAACGGCACCGAGCGGCCGGGGGCGGTTTATCTGGCGGCGGTGCTGGCCGGGCACACCCAAAAAGGCCTGCCGGCCTTCAGCATCTACGGCCACGACGTGCAGGATTCGAGCGACAGCTCCATCCCCCCCGATGTGGCCGAAAAACTGCTGGCCTTCGCCCGCGCCGGCCTGGCCGTGGCCACGGTGCGCGGTAAATCGTATCTATCGATCGGCGGCACATCGATGGGCATCGCCGGCTCCATCGTCGAGCCGGCCCTGTTAGAGGCCTACCTGGGCATGCGCTCCGAAGCCATCGACATGAGCGAGTTCACGCGGCGCATCGAAGAGGGCATCTTCGACCCCGCCGAGTACGTGCAGGCGTTGGCCTGGACGAAGGCCAACTGCAAAGAAGGCAAAGACTACAATCCGCCCGAAAAGCAGCACAGCCGGGCGAAGCAGGACTGGGCCTGGGAAACGTCGGTGAAGATGGCGCTGATCGCCCGCGACCTCATGACCGGCAACCCCCGCCTGGCCGAACTGGGATTTGGCGAGGAGGCGTTGGGACACAACGCCATCGCCGCCGGTTTCCAGGGTCAGCGCCAGTGGACCGACCACTTCCCCAACGGCGACTTCATGGAGGCCATTCTCAATTCGTCGTTCGACTGGACGGGCATCCGCCAACCCTATATCCTGGCCACCGAAAACGACGCTCTCAACGGCCTGTGCATGTTGTTCGGCCACCTGCTCTCCGGCTCGGCCCAGATCTTCGCCGATGTGCGCACGTACTGGAGTCCGGCGGCGGTGAAGCGGGTGGCGGGGTATGAGTTGGCAGGCCGGACCGCGGGCGGCATCCTGCACTTGATCAATTCCGGCCCGGCGGCGCTGGACGGGACAGGAGAGCAAACCATCGCCGGCCAGCCGGCCATGAAGCCGTGGTGGCAGATCACGCCCGATGAGGCCCGCGCCTGCCTGGATGCCACCAGTTGGCACACCAGCATGGTCGAGTATTTCCGGGGCGGCGGCTGGTCGACCAAGTTCAAGACGCGCGGGAACATGCCGGTGACGATGTGCCGCCTCAACCTGGTCAAGGGGCTAGGCCCGGCCTTGCAGATCGCCGAGGGCTGGACGGTGGAGTTGCCGCCGGAGGTGCATTTCATCCTGGACGAGCGCACCAATCCCACCTGGCCTACGACCTGGTTTGCGCCCACCCTCACCGGCCAGGGCGCCTTCACCGATGTTTACAACGTCATGTACAACTGGGGCGCCAATCACGGCGCCTTCGGCTACGGCCATTACGGCGCCGACCTGATCACGCTGGCCAGCATGTTGCGCATCCCGGTGTACATGCACAACGTGGCCGAGGAGAAGGTCTTCCGGCCCAGCGCCTGGAACGCCTTCGGCGCCGCCGACCGCGAAGCCGCCGATTTCCGGGCCTGCGCCAATTTCGGGCCGTTGTATGGGAAGTATTGAGGATTCACAACGAGACCTGGCAGGCGGTGCCAAGCGTCGCTTCGCCAGCCGCCTGCCAGGTCTTTGTTACTTGATGTTGGCGGCAGCGGTTTACAGCCTTGCTCCTTTCTGGTATAGTTGGGCCAAAGAGAGTCGGGGAGAAAAGCCATGAATAGCACCGAAATGCTCGCTATCCAACCCAATATCTACTACACGGTCGATGAAACGGCTCATTTACTGCGCGTCTCGAGGTCGGCCGTGTTGCGGTTACTGCGCTCGCGAGAGGCACAGGGCGTCAAGATTGGCCGAGAATGGCGGGTGCTTGGCGCGGCTTTGTTGGATTTGTCTGCGCAGGAGAAGGACAGCGAGACGAGACAGGTTGGGGAATGGCTGGCGGCCTCGATGCCCTCGTTGATGG
This genomic interval from Caldilineales bacterium contains the following:
- a CDS encoding L-fucose isomerase; translation: MTNSDLFVNPPRNRLVGDLPKIGIRPTIDGRLGGVRESLEAQTMNQARAVAELLTANLRHASGQPVECVIADSTIGRVAESAACAEKFRREGVGLTLTVTPCWCYGAETMDMDPFMPKAVWGFNGTERPGAVYLAAVLAGHTQKGLPAFSIYGHDVQDSSDSSIPPDVAEKLLAFARAGLAVATVRGKSYLSIGGTSMGIAGSIVEPALLEAYLGMRSEAIDMSEFTRRIEEGIFDPAEYVQALAWTKANCKEGKDYNPPEKQHSRAKQDWAWETSVKMALIARDLMTGNPRLAELGFGEEALGHNAIAAGFQGQRQWTDHFPNGDFMEAILNSSFDWTGIRQPYILATENDALNGLCMLFGHLLSGSAQIFADVRTYWSPAAVKRVAGYELAGRTAGGILHLINSGPAALDGTGEQTIAGQPAMKPWWQITPDEARACLDATSWHTSMVEYFRGGGWSTKFKTRGNMPVTMCRLNLVKGLGPALQIAEGWTVELPPEVHFILDERTNPTWPTTWFAPTLTGQGAFTDVYNVMYNWGANHGAFGYGHYGADLITLASMLRIPVYMHNVAEEKVFRPSAWNAFGAADREAADFRACANFGPLYGKY
- a CDS encoding helix-turn-helix domain-containing protein: MNSTEMLAIQPNIYYTVDETAHLLRVSRSAVLRLLRSREAQGVKIGREWRVLGAALLDLSAQEKDSETRQVGEWLAASMPSLMEVWDNEGDAIYDHL